The following are from one region of the Cyanobacterium stanieri LEGE 03274 genome:
- a CDS encoding NADH-quinone oxidoreductase subunit M, translated as MLDLLVLTPIIGAIALGISANIFKGKQSKKIALISALITLAISLYIGYNFDYSTSQLQYEHTYQWLPFIGLNYVSAIDGLSLPLVILNCLLITLAIYNSESGTKPLTKPTLYYILILLLASCVNGALIAQNLLLFFIFYEVKLVPIYLLISIWGDKKGSYAGTKYLLYTAFSGIFVLTGFLALVFLSDINSFDYNNIQTNLLPFAKQIIILVAIVIGFAIKIPIIPLHTWLPDAYTESSTPVSMLLGGIVSKLGTYGLIRFGLRLFPDAWVNITPYIAILAVISAIYASLIAISQTDIKKMIAYASIAHINFVVLAIAAATDLSIVGAITQMFAHGLIVALLFHLAGILEDKTNTRDIKQLHGLMNPYRGLPFVGGLMITAVMASAGIPGMVGFVGEFLTFQGSFAVFPIYTLICLIATGLTAVYFVILLNQVFFGRMENSTGYLPKVRFSERIPALVLTVLIVFFGINPTWLTMLR; from the coding sequence ATGCTTGACTTATTAGTATTAACACCCATAATAGGGGCGATCGCCCTTGGAATTTCAGCAAACATATTCAAGGGAAAACAAAGTAAAAAGATCGCCCTAATTTCTGCCCTTATTACCTTAGCAATTAGCCTTTATATTGGTTATAACTTTGACTATTCCACCAGTCAATTACAATATGAACATACCTATCAATGGTTGCCCTTTATTGGCTTAAACTATGTAAGTGCGATCGATGGTTTATCATTACCCCTAGTAATATTAAACTGTCTTTTAATCACCCTCGCCATCTATAACAGTGAATCAGGCACAAAACCCCTTACCAAACCCACCTTATATTACATCCTGATTTTACTCCTCGCCTCCTGCGTCAATGGTGCATTAATCGCCCAAAACCTACTCCTATTTTTCATCTTCTACGAAGTAAAATTAGTACCCATTTATCTATTAATATCCATCTGGGGAGACAAAAAAGGAAGCTACGCAGGAACAAAATATTTACTTTATACCGCCTTTTCAGGTATCTTCGTATTAACAGGATTCCTCGCCCTAGTATTCCTTAGCGACATCAACAGTTTCGACTACAACAACATCCAAACCAATCTTCTCCCCTTCGCCAAACAAATCATTATCCTCGTCGCCATTGTTATCGGCTTCGCCATCAAAATTCCCATTATTCCCCTTCATACATGGCTACCCGATGCCTACACCGAGTCATCAACCCCAGTATCCATGCTATTAGGGGGCATCGTTTCCAAACTAGGCACTTACGGCTTAATTCGTTTCGGCTTAAGACTTTTTCCCGATGCCTGGGTAAATATTACCCCCTACATTGCCATCCTTGCCGTCATTAGTGCCATTTACGCTTCTCTTATTGCCATCTCCCAAACCGACATCAAGAAGATGATAGCCTATGCTTCCATTGCCCATATCAACTTTGTCGTTTTAGCCATAGCCGCCGCTACCGACTTATCCATCGTGGGGGCAATTACTCAAATGTTTGCCCATGGTTTAATCGTCGCCCTCCTATTCCATCTTGCAGGAATCCTCGAAGACAAAACCAATACCCGTGATATAAAACAACTCCATGGTTTAATGAATCCCTATCGAGGTTTACCTTTTGTGGGCGGTTTGATGATTACCGCCGTTATGGCAAGTGCAGGAATCCCCGGAATGGTGGGCTTTGTGGGCGAATTTCTTACCTTCCAAGGTAGTTTTGCCGTATTTCCCATTTATACTCTTATCTGTCTTATTGCCACGGGTTTAACCGCTGTTTACTTTGTCATTCTGTTAAACCAAGTATTTTTTGGGC
- a CDS encoding NAD(P)H-quinone oxidoreductase subunit F, with amino-acid sequence MMDFFKETIWFIPCYTLIGGIVALLWSPGIIRQTGSRPAGYVNLLMTSFAFLHSVIALYEIWDIPPQDIRFTWLQAADLTISFDIRVSAVSVGALVLITGLNVLSQLYAVGYLEMDWSWARFFALMGFFEAGMGGLALCNSLFFSYVYLEILTLGTYLLVGFWFAQPLVVSGARDAFWTKRVGDILLLMSVIALYPFSKTWNYTDLGIWAQTANVNPTFITILCFGLIAGPLAKCAQIPLQLWLDEAMEGPLPASILRNSIVVATGAYVLIQLQPVLALSPMASEAVLFIGSLTAVLASLIAIAQVDLKRILSYTVSAYMGLVFIAVGTNHPQTALLLIVVYAIAMALLYTSMGAIILNSITQDVTQLGGLWSSRPFCGIGLLVGMVALTSMPPFGGFWILSRLGMEVSTPLMVIVALVNCLTAFSLTRVFCLVFLGARKQMSMRSPEVLWAMIIPMMILMGYALHLPLIFDQFNLIGLNLNEGIVLTILTIIGIVSSAIIYGKKSSDSVVKSIPESIQKLFANDLYIQDIYKVTIIALVNFTAKVANWCDKYIVDGAVNLVGFTTLLGGQSLKYSTSGQSQLYIFSILLGLVFVALIFGLSM; translated from the coding sequence ATCATGGACTTTTTCAAGGAGACTATTTGGTTTATCCCTTGCTATACCCTCATAGGAGGAATTGTAGCGTTATTGTGGTCACCTGGTATTATTCGACAAACTGGCTCACGCCCTGCGGGGTATGTTAATTTGTTGATGACATCTTTTGCTTTTTTGCATAGCGTGATTGCGTTGTATGAAATCTGGGATATTCCTCCTCAAGATATTCGTTTTACTTGGTTACAGGCGGCAGATTTAACTATTTCTTTTGATATACGGGTATCTGCGGTTAGTGTGGGCGCTTTGGTGTTGATTACGGGGTTAAATGTTTTATCGCAGCTATATGCGGTGGGATATTTAGAGATGGATTGGAGTTGGGCTAGATTTTTCGCCTTGATGGGATTTTTTGAGGCGGGAATGGGGGGCTTGGCTTTATGTAATTCTCTATTTTTTAGTTATGTATATCTGGAAATCCTTACCCTTGGTACTTATTTATTGGTAGGTTTTTGGTTTGCCCAACCTTTGGTAGTGTCTGGGGCGAGGGATGCTTTTTGGACAAAAAGGGTAGGAGATATTCTACTATTAATGAGTGTGATTGCTTTGTATCCTTTCTCAAAAACTTGGAATTACACTGATTTGGGTATCTGGGCGCAAACGGCTAATGTTAACCCTACTTTTATCACTATACTATGTTTTGGTTTGATTGCAGGTCCTTTGGCAAAGTGTGCGCAGATTCCCTTACAGTTATGGCTTGATGAGGCGATGGAGGGGCCTTTACCTGCTTCCATTTTACGTAATTCTATCGTGGTAGCCACAGGCGCTTATGTGTTGATTCAATTACAGCCCGTGTTGGCGTTGTCTCCTATGGCTTCGGAGGCGGTTTTATTTATTGGAAGTTTAACGGCGGTATTAGCTAGTTTAATTGCGATCGCACAGGTTGACCTAAAAAGAATCTTATCTTATACTGTAAGTGCTTATATGGGCTTAGTGTTTATTGCGGTAGGTACTAACCATCCTCAAACTGCTTTACTGTTGATTGTGGTATATGCGATCGCCATGGCACTGTTATATACAAGTATGGGGGCGATTATCCTCAATAGTATCACCCAAGATGTTACCCAATTGGGTGGTTTATGGTCTTCCCGTCCTTTTTGTGGTATTGGTTTATTAGTGGGTATGGTTGCGTTAACTTCTATGCCACCCTTTGGCGGATTTTGGATATTAAGTCGTTTAGGAATGGAAGTAAGTACGCCTTTGATGGTAATCGTGGCGCTGGTGAATTGTTTAACGGCTTTTAGTCTTACGAGGGTTTTTTGCCTTGTATTTTTGGGTGCCAGAAAACAAATGTCTATGCGTAGCCCGGAAGTATTGTGGGCGATGATAATTCCCATGATGATTTTAATGGGTTATGCTTTACATTTACCGTTAATTTTTGATCAGTTTAATCTAATAGGATTAAATTTGAATGAAGGAATAGTTTTAACTATTTTGACTATCATAGGTATTGTGTCTTCTGCTATTATCTATGGTAAAAAATCTTCAGATTCTGTTGTTAAATCAATCCCTGAGTCTATTCAAAAGTTATTTGCCAATGATTTATATATTCAAGACATCTATAAAGTAACAATTATTGCCCTTGTAAACTTTACAGCAAAGGTGGCTAATTGGTGTGATAAATATATTGTAGATGGGGCTGTTAACTTAGTAGGATTTACTACCCTTTTAGGAGGACAAAGTTTGAAATATAGTACCTCTGGACAGTCTCAGTTATATATTTTTTCTATCCTTTTAGGATTAGTATTTGTTGCCCTTATCTTTGGTTTATCAATGTAG
- a CDS encoding LysR family transcriptional regulator, with protein sequence MIHATLHQLEVFETVARLQSFTKAAEELSIKQPTVSSQIKQLTQTVGLPLFEQIGKQLYLTNAGEELLNTCHDIFARLNNFEMTVADLKGVKEGKLCLTVVTTGKYFIPRLLGSFCQLYPHIDVSLQVTNHQQIHERMLENKDDLYILSKPPEDVDLERHIFLDNPLVVVAPRNHILSNKKNISLKELESFPFILREVGSNTRNVIQQIFDDHKLNIRVRLELGSNEAIKQAIIGGLGLSVLSKHTLTSSCYDELSILDVKNFPVQESWYVTYLSGKKLSVVARTFLEYLLKESINYTADKQLTLAHNHG encoded by the coding sequence TTGATTCATGCCACCTTACACCAGTTAGAAGTCTTTGAAACCGTTGCTCGTTTACAAAGTTTCACTAAGGCAGCGGAAGAATTGTCAATTAAACAACCAACCGTATCTAGTCAGATAAAACAGCTAACTCAAACGGTAGGATTACCATTGTTTGAGCAAATAGGCAAACAACTTTATCTTACTAATGCGGGGGAAGAATTATTGAATACTTGCCATGATATTTTTGCAAGACTAAATAATTTTGAAATGACAGTGGCAGACTTAAAAGGTGTAAAAGAAGGAAAATTATGTTTAACAGTCGTAACCACGGGAAAATATTTTATTCCTCGTTTATTGGGCTCTTTTTGCCAACTTTATCCCCATATAGATGTGTCTTTACAAGTGACAAATCATCAACAAATTCATGAGAGAATGTTGGAAAATAAAGATGATTTATATATCCTCAGTAAACCTCCTGAAGATGTAGATTTAGAAAGACATATTTTCTTGGATAATCCTTTAGTGGTGGTAGCACCAAGAAATCATATTTTAAGTAATAAAAAAAATATTTCTCTTAAGGAATTAGAATCTTTTCCTTTTATTTTAAGGGAGGTGGGTTCTAATACAAGGAATGTAATTCAACAAATTTTTGACGATCATAAATTAAATATTCGAGTACGTTTAGAGTTAGGTAGTAATGAAGCTATTAAACAAGCTATCATAGGCGGTTTGGGGCTTTCTGTACTTTCTAAGCATACTTTAACATCTAGTTGTTATGATGAATTATCTATTTTAGATGTCAAAAATTTTCCAGTCCAAGAAAGTTGGTATGTTACCTATTTATCTGGGAAAAAGTTATCGGTAGTAGCAAGAACTTTCTTAGAATATTTACTTAAAGAAAGTATCAACTATACTGCAGATAAGCAATTAACTTTAGCCCATAATCATGGTTAA
- a CDS encoding AI-2E family transporter yields the protein MNFAKWVSFSLVIILIYIIWQVKQLLLLALTAVVIAISLNILVVQIRRFGVKRKYAVGVAIFSLLAVIFLFGSLVVPSLVTQFEELSKLVPKGIDKLILELNNLRDSLSLDVVNALPNLDQILAQLRPILNELVSRGFTIVSGFLGLLLSSLLLLALSLMILVDPLPYRSGFIRLFPQFYRSRMDKILVYCERDLQEWLTDTLIRIFSAIILSSFVLFIFGIPLVSVQSLLAGFLVLIPYIGPSISVISPVAIAFITSSWKPWFILLFYIIIYQVIEYAILPKIRKNRVILSPANIIIGEVFFGSLLGVLGLFLALPLTIISQIIVKEILVKDILDKIHSKTEN from the coding sequence ATGAATTTTGCAAAGTGGGTAAGTTTTTCCCTAGTCATTATTTTAATTTATATTATTTGGCAGGTAAAACAATTACTTTTGTTGGCTTTAACGGCGGTGGTTATTGCCATTAGTCTTAATATTTTGGTGGTACAAATTAGGCGTTTTGGAGTTAAGAGAAAATATGCTGTGGGGGTAGCTATTTTTTCCCTTTTGGCAGTAATTTTTTTGTTTGGTAGTTTGGTTGTTCCTTCTTTGGTAACACAGTTTGAGGAATTGTCTAAGTTAGTTCCGAAGGGAATTGATAAGTTAATTTTAGAGTTAAACAATTTAAGGGATAGTCTTTCTTTAGATGTTGTTAATGCTTTACCTAATTTAGACCAAATTTTGGCTCAATTAAGACCTATTTTAAATGAGTTAGTTAGTAGAGGATTTACAATTGTTTCAGGATTTTTAGGTTTATTATTAAGTAGTTTATTACTCTTAGCTTTGAGTTTAATGATATTAGTAGATCCTTTGCCTTATCGTAGTGGATTTATTCGTTTATTTCCTCAATTTTATCGTTCTCGTATGGATAAGATTTTGGTCTATTGTGAAAGGGATTTACAGGAGTGGTTAACGGATACTTTAATTAGGATTTTTAGTGCTATTATTTTAAGTTCTTTTGTTTTATTTATTTTTGGTATTCCCCTAGTTTCTGTACAAAGTTTATTGGCTGGTTTTCTTGTTCTAATTCCTTACATTGGCCCTAGTATTAGTGTTATATCTCCCGTGGCGATCGCCTTTATCACATCATCATGGAAACCGTGGTTTATTTTATTATTTTATATAATAATATATCAGGTTATCGAATATGCTATCTTACCAAAAATAAGAAAAAATAGAGTGATATTATCCCCTGCAAATATCATTATTGGAGAAGTTTTTTTCGGTAGTTTATTAGGAGTATTAGGTTTATTTTTAGCATTACCTCTCACTATTATTTCTCAAATTATTGTCAAAGAAATTTTAGTAAAAGATATTTTAGATAAAATCCATTCAAAAACAGAAAATTAG